The following are from one region of the Roseobacter fucihabitans genome:
- a CDS encoding Tim44/TimA family putative adaptor protein: MNSSLIQLLVLAGIAVFLILRLKNVLGTRDGFEAPPAKLPTNTNERKHDFEVIEGGPDLDIVDHVDENSPAARALAEMKRIEPSFSVTDFLGGARGAYEMIVMGYENGELAEIQPFLAEDIYESFVDGIAAREDQGLTVEANFIGVRELKLVDATFDEDNHEAELTIRFVAELTSAVRNSEGEIIDGSTTELKRQKDTWSFARAMGTNDPNWLLVSTDA; encoded by the coding sequence ATGAATTCGTCCCTGATACAGCTTTTGGTGCTGGCCGGCATTGCTGTTTTTCTGATTTTACGTCTGAAAAACGTGCTGGGAACACGGGATGGTTTTGAAGCCCCGCCCGCGAAACTGCCAACCAACACAAATGAACGCAAACATGACTTTGAAGTCATTGAGGGCGGGCCGGATCTGGATATCGTCGATCACGTAGATGAAAACAGCCCCGCGGCGCGCGCACTTGCCGAGATGAAAAGGATTGAGCCTTCGTTCAGCGTCACGGATTTTCTGGGCGGCGCGCGCGGTGCCTATGAAATGATCGTGATGGGGTATGAAAACGGCGAATTGGCTGAAATTCAGCCGTTTTTGGCCGAAGATATTTACGAATCCTTCGTTGACGGAATTGCAGCACGCGAAGATCAGGGCCTTACCGTGGAGGCGAATTTCATCGGCGTACGTGAGCTGAAACTGGTGGATGCAACCTTTGATGAGGACAATCACGAGGCCGAATTGACCATCAGATTTGTGGCCGAGCTGACCTCCGCTGTGCGCAACAGCGAAGGCGAGATCATTGACGGCAGCACAACCGAGTTGAAACGGCAGAAAGACACCTGGAGCTTTGCCCGCGCGATGGGGACAAATGATCCCAACTGGTTGCTCGTTTCCACCGACGCATGA
- a CDS encoding murein transglycosylase A: MTGFVDAETRVSLLSFDDLEGWQADDHAAAFETFQNTCLDMDDPDWRAVCAYATSRPDPKAFFELLFRPVLIEDGDPMIFTGYFEPELTGSRVQTARFKYPIYAMPPEARDTKLWYSRRQILEGSMMQDRGLEIAWVDDPVELFFLQIQGSGRVNLPDGEKLRVGYAGANGHGYRSIGAELVRRGTYDPHQVSAEVIKNWVRRNPAEGRELLFHNASFVFFREVSEVPADKGPLGAMNRSVTPMRTIAVDPKHTPLGAPVWIEKAGQSPIRRLMIAQDTGSAIKGAQRADIFFGTGKEAGRAAGKLKDPGRMVVLLPIQRAYAMAPEDGL; the protein is encoded by the coding sequence ATGACTGGCTTCGTTGATGCCGAAACGCGTGTCAGCCTTTTGTCCTTTGATGATCTGGAGGGCTGGCAAGCGGACGATCATGCAGCGGCTTTCGAGACGTTTCAAAATACCTGTCTGGACATGGATGATCCCGATTGGCGCGCGGTCTGTGCCTATGCAACCTCCAGGCCCGACCCAAAGGCCTTTTTCGAATTGCTGTTTCGCCCGGTGTTGATCGAGGACGGTGATCCCATGATCTTCACCGGGTATTTCGAACCTGAATTGACGGGCTCGCGGGTTCAAACGGCGCGTTTCAAATATCCCATCTATGCGATGCCACCCGAAGCCAGGGACACGAAACTCTGGTACTCTCGCCGTCAGATCCTTGAGGGTTCCATGATGCAAGACAGAGGTTTGGAAATCGCCTGGGTCGATGATCCGGTTGAGCTGTTTTTTTTGCAAATTCAGGGGTCTGGGCGGGTTAACCTGCCGGACGGCGAAAAACTGCGCGTGGGCTACGCAGGGGCGAATGGTCACGGCTATCGCTCCATCGGGGCCGAATTGGTACGTCGTGGCACTTATGATCCGCATCAGGTCAGCGCCGAAGTCATCAAGAATTGGGTACGGCGCAATCCGGCTGAGGGCCGTGAGTTGCTGTTTCACAACGCCTCTTTTGTCTTTTTCCGGGAGGTCAGCGAAGTGCCCGCGGATAAGGGGCCATTGGGTGCGATGAACCGTTCGGTGACGCCGATGCGCACCATTGCGGTTGATCCGAAACACACGCCTCTGGGCGCGCCGGTCTGGATCGAGAAGGCGGGTCAAAGCCCAATACGTCGTTTGATGATCGCGCAGGATACCGGGTCGGCGATCAAAGGGGCGCAGCGCGCGGATATCTTTTTCGGAACGGGCAAAGAAGCCGGTCGTGCGGCCGGAAAGTTGAAAGATCCGGGGCGCATGGTCGTATTGCTGCCGATACAGCGCGCTTATGCGATGGCACCCGAGGATGGGTTGTGA
- a CDS encoding Smr/MutS family protein has product MTRRKLSKDEVALWRRVAERTEALEQRSNFDPDAYAPQPNTALPSRQKTDFTKLNAGFPPKPEARRNTMNLAPSLPDQLRQMPVQMDRKTFGKMNRGKIKPEGRIDLHGMTLDRAHTALTSFILRANGSGKRLVLVITGKGKNRDEGGPIPVRFGVLRHQVPQWLNTPPLASAVMQVSEAHISHGGGGAYYVYLRRRR; this is encoded by the coding sequence GTGACACGGCGCAAACTGTCAAAGGATGAGGTCGCGCTATGGCGAAGGGTGGCGGAACGCACGGAGGCTTTGGAGCAGCGCAGCAATTTTGATCCCGACGCCTATGCACCCCAACCCAATACGGCGCTCCCGTCCCGGCAAAAAACCGATTTTACCAAGCTGAACGCCGGATTTCCGCCCAAGCCTGAGGCGCGCAGGAATACCATGAACCTTGCGCCCTCCCTCCCCGATCAACTGCGCCAGATGCCGGTCCAGATGGATCGCAAGACTTTCGGCAAGATGAACCGTGGCAAGATCAAACCCGAGGGGCGCATTGATTTACATGGGATGACATTGGATCGCGCGCATACGGCGCTGACAAGCTTTATCCTGCGGGCAAACGGTTCCGGCAAGCGGTTGGTCCTGGTCATCACGGGCAAGGGCAAGAACCGCGATGAAGGCGGGCCGATCCCGGTGCGGTTTGGCGTGCTGCGCCATCAGGTGCCGCAGTGGTTGAATACGCCGCCGCTGGCCTCGGCGGTGATGCAGGTCAGTGAGGCGCATATTAGCCACGGGGGCGGCGGTGCCTATTATGTTTATCTCAGGCGTCGCCGCTAG
- a CDS encoding MFS transporter, which produces MGYLRFLVENRLFLTAGFLLTFTSSFGQTYFISLFAGEIKTAFSLTDGSWGGIYTIGTTLSAITMIWAGALTDRFRVKNLSLGVMILLSASCITMALVPNGFLLILVVFALRLTGQGMMSQLGAVAMSRWFVATRGRAISISSMGFAVGQALLPILFVALLTVFDWRYLWVLAAVCVLATIPVMQVLLRLERTPQSLAESTQRFGMRNKHWTRRELLHHPLFYCLIPLILGPAAFGTALFFHQVHLTEVKGWSLGSYVALMPIYTLATIAFTFLTGWAIDRFGVKWIVPFQMVPFGVSFIVLASADTIFMAGVGLVIFGIGQGMQGPATTAFWAVFYGTKHLGAIKAAAAALMVFGSAIGPGITGALIDVGIVFPDQMVAIAMFYFAGALLAGLGIFRFQRDLPSGDA; this is translated from the coding sequence ATGGGGTATCTTCGTTTCCTTGTCGAAAACCGGCTGTTCCTGACGGCCGGGTTTTTGCTCACCTTCACATCGTCCTTCGGGCAAACCTATTTCATCTCGCTGTTTGCGGGTGAAATCAAAACAGCCTTTTCGCTGACCGATGGCAGCTGGGGCGGCATCTATACGATCGGCACGACGCTTTCCGCGATCACGATGATCTGGGCGGGCGCATTGACCGACAGGTTCCGGGTCAAAAACCTCTCGCTGGGCGTCATGATTTTGCTCTCGGCTTCCTGCATCACCATGGCGCTTGTGCCGAACGGTTTTTTGCTGATCCTCGTCGTTTTCGCCCTGCGCCTCACAGGCCAGGGGATGATGTCCCAATTGGGTGCGGTGGCCATGTCGCGATGGTTCGTAGCCACACGGGGGCGGGCGATTTCGATCTCCTCTATGGGCTTCGCTGTCGGGCAAGCGCTGTTGCCAATCCTCTTCGTCGCTCTGCTGACGGTGTTTGACTGGCGATATCTTTGGGTTTTGGCGGCTGTCTGCGTGCTCGCCACCATTCCGGTCATGCAGGTTCTGTTGCGGCTCGAACGCACACCCCAATCGCTCGCTGAAAGCACGCAACGCTTTGGGATGCGTAATAAGCACTGGACCCGCCGGGAACTTCTGCACCATCCGCTGTTTTATTGCCTCATTCCGCTCATTTTAGGCCCCGCTGCCTTTGGGACCGCGTTATTTTTTCATCAGGTCCACCTGACCGAGGTGAAAGGCTGGAGCCTTGGGTCCTATGTCGCGTTGATGCCGATCTACACGCTGGCAACCATTGCGTTTACCTTCCTCACCGGCTGGGCCATCGACCGGTTTGGCGTGAAATGGATCGTGCCGTTTCAGATGGTGCCTTTTGGGGTGTCGTTTATCGTGCTGGCCTCTGCCGATACAATTTTCATGGCGGGTGTCGGGCTTGTCATTTTCGGTATCGGCCAAGGCATGCAAGGCCCCGCAACAACCGCCTTCTGGGCGGTATTTTACGGCACGAAACACCTCGGCGCGATCAAGGCCGCCGCCGCCGCACTGATGGTTTTCGGCTCCGCTATCGGGCCGGGGATCACCGGCGCATTGATTGATGTCGGTATCGTTTTCCCCGACCAGATGGTCGCAATAGCAATGTTCTATTTTGCCGGGGCGCTACTGGCGGGCCTCGGGATCTTCCGGTTTCAACGCGACCTGCCTAGCGGCGACGCCTGA
- the hslU gene encoding ATP-dependent protease ATPase subunit HslU, translating to MTDLTPREIVSELDRFIIGQKDAKRAVAVALRNRWRRKQLGDDLRDEVYPKNILMIGPTGVGKTEISRRLAKLARAPFLKVEATKFTEVGYVGRDVEQIIRDLVDNAIAMTRDHMREDVKAGARHAAEERVIDAIAGEDAREGTREMFRKKLKSGELDNEMIDLEVADTSNPFPMMDIPGQQGGMGMMNIGDLFGKALGGRTTRKRLKVSESYDVLISEEADKLLDDETVTRAAIEAVEQNGIVFLDEIDKVCARSDARGGDVSREGVQRDLLPLIEGTTVSTKHGPVKTDHVLFIASGAFHIAKPSDLLPELQGRLPIRVELRALTEEDFVRILTETDNALTLQYTALMGTEKVTVSFEEDGIAALAKIAADVNQSVENIGARRLYTVMERVFEELSFNAPDREGDAVVVNAAFVQANLGALTQSTDISRYML from the coding sequence ATGACCGACCTGACCCCCCGCGAAATCGTTTCAGAACTCGACCGGTTCATCATCGGCCAAAAGGACGCCAAACGGGCGGTCGCCGTCGCCCTGCGCAACCGTTGGCGGCGCAAGCAATTGGGCGATGATCTGCGCGACGAGGTCTATCCCAAAAATATCCTGATGATCGGGCCCACCGGCGTCGGCAAAACCGAAATCAGCCGCCGTCTGGCCAAACTGGCGCGCGCGCCGTTTCTCAAGGTCGAAGCCACCAAATTCACCGAAGTCGGTTACGTTGGCCGTGACGTGGAACAGATCATCCGCGATCTGGTCGATAACGCCATTGCCATGACCCGCGACCACATGCGCGAGGACGTCAAAGCAGGTGCCCGCCACGCCGCGGAAGAACGCGTGATCGACGCCATCGCCGGGGAGGATGCCCGCGAAGGCACACGCGAAATGTTCCGCAAAAAGCTCAAATCGGGCGAGCTGGACAACGAGATGATCGACCTTGAGGTGGCCGATACCTCTAACCCATTCCCGATGATGGATATTCCCGGTCAGCAAGGTGGCATGGGTATGATGAACATCGGCGATCTGTTCGGGAAAGCACTGGGCGGGCGCACCACGCGCAAACGGTTAAAAGTGTCCGAAAGCTATGACGTGCTGATCTCGGAAGAGGCCGATAAATTGCTCGATGATGAAACCGTCACCCGCGCCGCCATTGAGGCCGTGGAGCAAAACGGTATCGTTTTTCTAGATGAAATCGACAAGGTTTGTGCACGCTCGGACGCGCGCGGTGGCGATGTCAGCCGCGAAGGCGTGCAGCGCGATCTGCTGCCCCTGATCGAGGGCACCACCGTCAGCACCAAACACGGGCCGGTCAAAACCGATCATGTGCTGTTCATTGCCTCCGGCGCGTTCCATATCGCCAAACCGTCTGATTTACTGCCTGAATTACAGGGCCGCCTGCCGATCCGCGTTGAATTGCGCGCCCTCACGGAGGAGGATTTCGTACGCATTCTGACGGAAACCGATAACGCGCTGACCCTGCAATACACCGCTCTGATGGGCACTGAAAAAGTCACTGTCAGCTTTGAAGAGGATGGTATCGCCGCCCTGGCCAAGATCGCCGCAGACGTCAACCAGTCGGTCGAAAACATCGGCGCGCGCAGGCTTTATACCGTGATGGAGCGCGTGTTCGAGGAGTTGTCCTTCAACGCACCGGACCGCGAAGGCGACGCCGTTGTCGTGAACGCGGCATTCGTGCAGGCAAACCTCGGCGCATTGACGCAGTCTACGGATATCAGCCGCTACATGCTTTAA
- the hslV gene encoding ATP-dependent protease subunit HslV, which yields MARAEFPGWHGTTIIGVKKAGEVVIAGDGQVSLGQTVIKGTARKVRRLSPGGFDIVAGFAGSTADAFTLLERLETKLEATPGQLARASVELAKDWRTDKYLQKLEAMLIVSDGKDIFVITGAGDVLEPEHDVTAIGSGGNYALAAARGMMDSERSAEEVARDAMAIAADICVYTNGNLTVEKITA from the coding sequence ATGGCACGAGCAGAATTCCCCGGCTGGCACGGCACGACGATCATCGGCGTCAAAAAAGCCGGTGAGGTCGTGATTGCGGGCGACGGCCAGGTGTCATTGGGCCAGACCGTGATCAAGGGCACCGCGCGCAAAGTGCGCCGTCTGAGCCCCGGCGGTTTTGACATTGTCGCAGGGTTTGCAGGCTCCACAGCCGATGCCTTTACCCTGCTGGAGCGGCTGGAAACCAAACTCGAAGCCACGCCGGGACAATTGGCGCGCGCGAGTGTCGAACTGGCCAAGGACTGGCGTACGGATAAATACCTCCAGAAGCTCGAAGCGATGCTGATCGTGTCGGACGGGAAGGATATTTTCGTGATCACCGGGGCGGGCGACGTGCTGGAGCCCGAGCATGACGTCACCGCCATCGGGTCGGGTGGCAATTATGCGTTGGCCGCTGCACGCGGCATGATGGACAGCGAACGATCCGCCGAAGAGGTGGCGCGTGATGCCATGGCGATTGCGGCAGACATCTGTGTTTATACAAACGGCAATCTGACGGTGGAGAAAATCACCGCATGA
- the trxA gene encoding thioredoxin, producing the protein MATLAVTDETFDAEVKNSDIPVVVDFWAEWCGPCKQIGPSLEELSSEMEGKVKIVKVNVDDNPNSPAQMGVRGIPALFIFKDGQVVSNMAGAKPKAALQSWIEDSI; encoded by the coding sequence ATGGCCACCCTTGCTGTAACAGATGAAACATTCGACGCCGAAGTGAAGAATTCCGACATCCCCGTTGTGGTGGATTTCTGGGCGGAATGGTGTGGCCCCTGTAAACAGATCGGCCCGTCGCTCGAAGAGCTATCCAGCGAGATGGAAGGCAAGGTCAAGATCGTCAAGGTGAACGTGGACGACAACCCGAATTCCCCTGCTCAAATGGGCGTGCGCGGCATTCCGGCGCTGTTCATTTTCAAGGACGGTCAGGTCGTGTCCAACATGGCCGGTGCCAAGCCGAAAGCGGCGCTGCAAAGCTGGATCGAAGACTCGATCTGA
- the addA gene encoding double-strand break repair helicase AddA, with product MSPRDDATEAQVRAARPDASTWLAANAGSGKTRVLTDRVARLLLDGVQPQHILCLTYTKAAASEMQNRLFKRLGAWAMLPSDDLTASLRELGVEGPIGEHRLRDARTLFARAIETPGGLKIQTIHSFCASLLRRFPLEAQVSPQFTEIEDRAADLLRAEIVDLMADGPDAALIDAIARHYTGEDFSKLTRAVIGHRDLLRTPMGWGDILKVFDQPADLSRDGISASVFLGGEAVLIADILPALQNKGGLDTKAAEKLARIGDLGYDSLAALEGVFLFGATAKSPFGAKIGSFPTKPTQAVLSEHMQRLDDFMGRVEAAREPRLSLIAAEKTQALQGFAAQFIRRYEGQKLLRGWLDFDDLIFKARDLLNDPAVAAWVLFRIDGGIDHILVDEAQDTSPAQWDVIRKLAAEFSSGKGARDEARTLFVVGDKKQSIYSFQGADPKEFDRMEAEFRSKLQAGERDFQSLTLGYSFRSSEAVLDVVDAAFADQEAAGFSQDAKHIAFKQNLPGRVDIWPLVEKQQDADDRVWHEPLDRRSEHHHTVILAQQIAGQIKQMINDGQTIPVDMPEGGLAKRRVTAGDFLILVQRRSDLFAEIIRACKTHDLPIAGADRLKVGGELAVRDLAALLSFLAVAEDSLSLATALRSPLFGWSEQDLFTLAQGRDEKYLWQTLRNRAEQYPKTLAVLNDLRANVDFLRPYDLIERILTRHKGRRNLLSRLGNEAEDGINALLSQALAYERNAVPSLTGFLVWMETDDLEIKRQIDSASDQIRVMTVHGAKGLEAPIVILPDTGKRNIQIKDDIVKMRGHAVWKTSTSDMPRVMSDTLDGLKETQFEERLRLLYVALTRAEKWLIIAAAGELSKQNDSWYQIVDGALDQMDARDVTFQGLAIKRHTHAHWDDLPEADIPVEAAKTVVLEDLFHRPPPSPPVILETLSPSDLGGAKALPGEQGRDEEAAKAYGTLVHKYLEHLSVAASQNWPATLASLRSADPNNSDHDEAAKEARFVLQSAELANVFSDNSLAEVAVTAQIGHRRLAGIIDRLIITDTKILAVDFKTNQTVPAQAKNCPEGILRQMGAYAHALAQIYPHHKIRTAVLWTKTAMLMHLPHEIVTQALQSTQHLDVPKPRP from the coding sequence ATGAGCCCGCGTGATGACGCCACAGAGGCGCAGGTGCGCGCGGCGCGCCCCGATGCCTCCACCTGGCTGGCCGCAAATGCCGGATCGGGCAAGACACGGGTCCTGACCGACCGGGTCGCGCGTTTGCTGCTGGATGGGGTGCAACCGCAACATATCCTCTGCCTGACCTACACCAAGGCCGCCGCCTCGGAGATGCAGAACCGGTTGTTCAAGCGGCTCGGCGCCTGGGCGATGCTTCCCTCAGATGACCTGACCGCATCGCTGCGCGAGTTGGGGGTCGAAGGCCCCATCGGGGAGCACCGCCTGCGCGATGCCCGCACGCTGTTCGCCCGTGCGATCGAAACGCCCGGCGGGTTGAAAATCCAGACGATCCATTCGTTTTGTGCGTCTCTATTAAGGCGCTTTCCGCTTGAAGCGCAGGTTAGCCCGCAGTTTACGGAAATCGAAGACCGCGCCGCCGATCTGCTGCGCGCAGAAATCGTGGACCTGATGGCCGACGGCCCGGATGCCGCGTTGATCGACGCCATCGCGCGCCATTACACCGGCGAGGATTTCAGCAAGCTGACCCGCGCCGTGATCGGGCACCGCGATCTTCTCAGAACGCCCATGGGGTGGGGCGATATTCTTAAGGTTTTTGATCAGCCAGCAGATCTTTCGCGCGATGGTATCAGTGCCTCAGTGTTTCTGGGCGGCGAAGCGGTGCTTATCGCCGACATCCTCCCGGCGTTGCAAAACAAGGGCGGTTTGGACACGAAGGCCGCGGAAAAACTCGCCCGAATTGGCGATTTAGGGTATGATTCGCTTGCAGCACTTGAGGGTGTTTTCCTCTTTGGGGCGACGGCCAAATCGCCCTTTGGTGCGAAAATCGGCAGTTTCCCGACAAAACCAACGCAAGCGGTCCTGAGCGAACATATGCAAAGGCTCGATGATTTCATGGGCCGGGTGGAAGCGGCCCGCGAACCACGTTTGTCATTGATTGCCGCGGAAAAAACACAAGCGCTTCAGGGTTTCGCCGCCCAATTCATCCGCCGTTACGAAGGTCAAAAGCTGCTGCGCGGATGGCTCGATTTTGACGATCTGATCTTCAAGGCGCGCGATCTTCTGAACGATCCCGCCGTGGCCGCCTGGGTGTTGTTCCGGATCGACGGCGGCATTGACCATATTCTGGTGGACGAAGCACAAGACACCAGCCCCGCGCAATGGGACGTCATTCGCAAGCTGGCCGCAGAATTTTCCAGCGGTAAAGGCGCGCGTGATGAAGCGCGAACCCTGTTTGTCGTGGGTGACAAGAAGCAATCTATCTATTCGTTTCAGGGCGCGGACCCAAAAGAATTTGACAGGATGGAGGCGGAATTCAGATCGAAACTGCAAGCTGGCGAACGCGATTTTCAGAGCCTGACATTAGGATATTCGTTCCGATCCTCCGAAGCGGTGCTTGATGTGGTCGATGCCGCCTTTGCGGATCAGGAAGCAGCCGGGTTCAGCCAGGACGCCAAACACATCGCCTTCAAACAAAACCTGCCGGGGCGCGTGGACATCTGGCCATTGGTCGAAAAACAACAAGACGCCGATGACCGGGTCTGGCATGAGCCGCTGGATCGCCGCTCGGAACATCACCACACGGTCATTCTGGCGCAGCAGATCGCAGGCCAGATCAAGCAGATGATCAATGACGGGCAAACCATCCCTGTCGATATGCCCGAGGGCGGTCTTGCAAAACGGCGCGTGACCGCGGGCGATTTTCTGATCCTTGTGCAGCGGCGTTCCGATCTATTCGCCGAAATCATCCGGGCTTGCAAAACCCACGACCTGCCGATTGCCGGGGCCGACAGGCTCAAGGTGGGCGGGGAACTGGCGGTGCGCGATCTGGCCGCGCTCTTGTCCTTTCTGGCCGTGGCGGAGGACAGCCTGTCTCTGGCCACCGCACTCAGATCGCCGCTCTTTGGTTGGTCCGAACAGGATCTTTTTACCCTCGCGCAGGGGCGTGACGAAAAATACCTCTGGCAGACTCTGCGCAACCGGGCGGAGCAGTATCCCAAAACCCTTGCCGTGCTGAACGATCTGCGCGCCAATGTGGATTTCCTGCGTCCCTATGACCTGATCGAACGCATTCTGACCCGGCATAAGGGACGCCGCAATCTGCTCTCCCGGCTCGGTAATGAGGCGGAGGACGGCATCAACGCGCTGCTCTCTCAGGCGCTCGCCTATGAGCGCAACGCGGTCCCCAGCCTCACCGGTTTTCTGGTCTGGATGGAGACCGATGATCTCGAAATCAAACGCCAGATCGACAGCGCTTCGGATCAGATCAGGGTCATGACGGTGCATGGGGCCAAGGGGTTGGAAGCTCCTATCGTGATCCTGCCCGATACTGGCAAACGCAACATCCAGATCAAGGATGACATCGTGAAAATGCGCGGTCATGCCGTATGGAAAACGAGCACCAGTGATATGCCCCGCGTGATGTCAGACACGCTTGATGGTTTGAAAGAGACGCAGTTCGAAGAACGCCTGCGGCTCCTTTATGTGGCTCTAACACGGGCTGAAAAGTGGCTGATCATCGCGGCGGCGGGTGAGTTGTCCAAACAAAACGACAGCTGGTATCAGATCGTCGATGGCGCACTTGACCAGATGGACGCGCGCGACGTTACCTTTCAGGGACTGGCAATCAAACGACACACCCATGCGCATTGGGATGACCTGCCCGAGGCGGACATACCTGTGGAAGCGGCCAAAACAGTCGTTTTAGAAGATCTGTTTCACCGGCCACCACCCTCCCCGCCGGTGATATTGGAAACGCTTTCGCCCTCCGATCTTGGCGGTGCTAAGGCATTGCCCGGCGAACAAGGCAGAGATGAAGAGGCGGCCAAAGCATATGGCACGCTGGTGCATAAATACCTCGAACATCTCAGCGTCGCCGCCTCGCAAAACTGGCCAGCCACGCTGGCGTCCCTACGCAGTGCTGATCCAAACAATTCCGATCATGATGAGGCAGCAAAAGAGGCGCGTTTCGTATTGCAATCCGCAGAGCTTGCCAACGTTTTTAGCGATAACTCACTCGCTGAGGTGGCCGTTACGGCGCAGATTGGCCACCGCAGATTGGCCGGAATCATTGATCGCCTGATCATCACCGATACCAAAATTCTGGCGGTGGATTTCAAAACCAACCAAACCGTCCCTGCACAAGCCAAAAACTGCCCAGAGGGTATTTTGCGCCAGATGGGGGCCTATGCCCATGCGCTCGCACAGATTTATCCGCATCATAAAATCCGGACTGCGGTGCTGTGGACCAAAACGGCGATGCTCATGCATTTGCCGCACGAAATCGTGACGCAAGCGTTGCAAAGCACGCAGCATCTTGACGTTCCCAAACCGCGTCCATAG